A genome region from Nocardioides cynanchi includes the following:
- a CDS encoding class I SAM-dependent methyltransferase, whose amino-acid sequence MWSAVAGSWAEYADDTDARHAPETAAMLAATAPVPGDHVLELAAGAGGLGLEVADLVAPGGRVVISDVAVEMTAAARARAGTREAVEVRTLDIESIAEPDSSYDVVLCRHGLQFAVDPSAASREIARVLRPGGRLAASVWGPAAANPWLSVVMEAVQSVLGRPVPPPGIPGPFALSQAGHLAGLLEAAGLARVAVSEISEPLTAADFDGWWTWTTRLAGPLTKILSSLDEQATTAIRERARASLADRVTEHGYHLPGLALVVSARRP is encoded by the coding sequence ATGTGGTCGGCCGTGGCCGGGTCCTGGGCGGAGTACGCCGACGACACGGATGCGCGCCACGCACCGGAGACGGCGGCGATGCTCGCCGCCACCGCACCGGTCCCGGGGGACCACGTGCTGGAGCTCGCGGCGGGTGCGGGCGGCCTGGGCCTGGAGGTCGCCGACCTGGTGGCGCCGGGTGGCCGCGTGGTGATCTCCGATGTCGCCGTCGAGATGACGGCGGCAGCCCGGGCCCGGGCCGGGACGCGGGAGGCCGTCGAGGTGCGGACGCTGGACATCGAGTCGATCGCGGAGCCGGACTCGTCGTACGACGTGGTCCTGTGCCGCCACGGCCTGCAGTTCGCGGTCGACCCGTCGGCCGCGTCCAGGGAGATCGCCCGCGTGCTGCGCCCCGGGGGTCGGCTGGCGGCGAGCGTCTGGGGACCGGCGGCCGCGAACCCGTGGCTGTCGGTGGTGATGGAGGCCGTCCAGAGTGTGCTGGGCAGACCGGTGCCGCCGCCCGGGATCCCGGGCCCCTTCGCGCTGTCGCAGGCCGGCCACCTGGCCGGCTTGCTGGAGGCTGCCGGGCTCGCCCGGGTGGCGGTGAGCGAGATCTCCGAGCCGCTGACCGCCGCCGACTTCGACGGCTGGTGGACGTGGACGACCCGGCTCGCCGGGCCGCTGACCAAGATCCTCAGCTCTCTCGACGAGCAGGCGACGACGGCGATCCGGGAGCGGGCCCGTGCCTCGCTGGCCGACCGCGTGACCGAGCACGGCTACCACCTACCCGGGCTCGCGCTCGTCGTCAGCGCCCGACGCCCCTGA
- a CDS encoding TetR/AcrR family transcriptional regulator, producing MSSRVKSTRDYHSPRRVQQAAATRRHILETAQRVFEAEGYAATSVAAVAAAAEVSSKTLYLAFSTKSGLLRTLWDQALGGADDHQPVTARAWFREMLDEPDPERRLRLNARNSRAVKERAGGLLRVISDAAQVDPDARDLWLLIQTEFRDNQAAVVDLIHEQGALRPGLQVDRAADILWTFNHPDLWRLLVVQRGWSPEEYEAWVADAACAQLL from the coding sequence ATGAGTTCACGCGTCAAGTCGACAAGGGACTACCACTCCCCGCGACGGGTGCAGCAGGCCGCAGCCACGCGGCGGCACATCCTGGAGACCGCCCAGCGGGTGTTCGAGGCGGAGGGCTATGCAGCCACGTCGGTGGCTGCGGTGGCAGCCGCAGCGGAGGTCTCCTCGAAGACGCTCTACCTCGCCTTCTCGACCAAGAGCGGGCTGCTCCGGACGCTCTGGGACCAGGCGCTGGGCGGTGCGGACGACCACCAGCCCGTGACGGCACGAGCGTGGTTCCGCGAGATGCTCGACGAGCCCGACCCCGAACGGCGTCTTCGCCTCAACGCGCGCAACTCCCGCGCGGTCAAGGAGCGTGCCGGCGGTCTGCTGCGGGTGATCAGCGATGCAGCCCAGGTCGACCCGGACGCCCGCGACCTGTGGCTCCTCATCCAGACCGAGTTCCGGGACAACCAGGCCGCGGTCGTCGACCTGATCCACGAGCAGGGAGCGCTGCGCCCCGGACTCCAGGTGGACCGAGCCGCCGACATCCTGTGGACGTTCAACCATCCCGACCTGTGGCGGCTCCTGGTCGTCCAGCGCGGCTGGTCACCCGAGGAGTACGAAGCCTGGGTCGCCGACGCCGCGTGCGCGCAGCTCCTCTGA